The bacterium genome includes the window CTAACTCAAAGGAATAATTGGTCTTTTTACCTTCAGCCCGGACTATATCTTTATCTTCATATTCAATTTTACCCCTGATTTTTACTCGAGAGGATAATTTGTGCTCAACACAACCCCAGTATGTTTCATCTGTGATAAAAATAGAAGGATGTTTATGGTAATCAACAAATCCTGTAAGTTTTAAGTTCCCTGAACTATACTCTATTTTAGCCTCACCGCCTTTCTCATCCCCTTCTTTTATTTGACTATGGGGATTAATAAAATCTTGTTCATATCTTCTTAATGAGAGCCAATATTTAAAATTACTTATCTTTTTATACCCTCTAAGAAATATTCCAGTGCCTTGATTTTTACTTTTGGCTATTTCTGCGGCAATCTCTGCCGTATTAATCCTTTTCATAAAGTCCATTCCCAGTATTTCAATCCGTTTATTTTCATCTTTAGAATTAAAATTACTGATATAACCTGTTAGTCCAATGTGATTATCGCCTTTTACCAGATTAAGATTGCCTCCCCATAATTCCTCTTTACCATCAAATTCTGATAAAACATTGTTTGGGAATTTACTTAAATCCACACAGGAATAGAAAAAGGCAGAATTTAAGTTATCAAAAGATGTCTCGATGAATATTCCATCTTGAATATCACTTTTTCTGGTCATATCATCCGGAACAACACCCTGGTATGAATTACGATGGGCAGAATTAAAGGTTATCCCTTCACCAAATCGTGCTTGATAATTACCGATGAGGATTTGCGGCCACATTAAATATCTTTTCTTTAATTTAATCTCCTCTTCACGCTGACCGAAACCACCAAGTTTTATATTTTTAGTATAAATACCTAATTTTGTATTAACCTCTGCCTTTTTATTATCCTCAAGGGTTTCGCTCGACCACAAGTCAAACTTTCCTTTCAATAATTCTTCAACCTGAATAAATACCTTAATTTGTTCAAATATATCATTGCCAACGATAGGGATTATATCTAAAGTGGTTTTATAAGGTCTTTGATTATAAATCTGGTAAGCCAGGTCAAAACTTATATTAGGTAATTCTTGAATTTCTGAAGGTTTTGCAGTATTCAAATCAATGGGGTGTTGATAAAGGTAGTTTAAGATTTCATAATCATTCCAGGAAATTTCATTATCAGTATATAATTCCCAGATGTCATTTTCATCCTCAATTTTTATGGTAGGAATCTTGATTTCTCCAAAGGATAAATTATGGCATATCAAAATAAGGAATAGGACTGAGATTAACTTCTTCATAAGTATTCAGTCATTATCATAAACCACTAATGACTAATTGGGTCGAGTAATAGTCAGGACATAATTGTTAAAATATTTATTAGCAACACTTTTAACTTCTTCCTTCGTCACAGCATTTATCTTTTCAATTAAATCATCCCGCCAGTCATAGTTTAAACCATAAAGTTCATATTGAGCGGATAATGATGCCTGGGATGAGTTTGTTTGCTTTAAGTATAATGCCTCCATCACAATGCAGGCTTTTTTTGCTCTATCTAATTCTTCATCTAAAACTAATTCGTTTTTGATTAATTCCTGTTTTTCTTTGATAATTTTTAATGCCTTATCCAGATTTTCAACCGTTGTGGCGGCTTGAATAGCGTAATAGCCCGGGTCTTGTTTGACCTCATTCCAGGCATGGACAAAATAAACTAATTCCTCACCGCGCAAGGTATTATGTAACCAGCCTCCAGGATAACCAATGCCAGAGGTAATGGCATCAATAACCCGCATTGTATACCAATCCTTATCTCCGACCTTCATTCCTGAGTAGCCCATAAAGATTACCGCCTGCTTTTTCTCCGTGTTCATAGTCGCTTCAACATTTGAAGAAAGTGGTTCTTCAACAACTACTTCCGGGAAAGTAATCTCTGCCGGCGCCCACCCTTTAAATTTCTCCAATATTAATTCCTTTGCTATTTTGGGGTCAATGTCACCAAAAACAGTTAGAATGATATTGTTAGGCAGACAATATCTTTTCCAGACATCAACCAAATCTTGCCTTTTTAGATTAGTAATACTTTCTTTTGTCCCGAGTGAGATAAATTGGTAAGGGCTTTTTTTGTAAAATGTCTTTTTGAAAAAGACCTCTGATTGTGCCTTCCAATTATCGTCTAAACTCTCAATATCGGCTAAAATTGCCTTTTGTTCTTTTTTTAACTCCTCCTCGTCAAAAACAGGATTCATCAAAACATCGGCAATTATATCCATAGCCAGGTTAATATCCTGTTTCAGAACTTCTAAGGAGCAATTGAAGTAATCCTCACTACCAGCGGCGTTGATACTTCCACCTATCGAATCTATCTGTTTAGCAATTTGTTCTGCAGTGCGGTTTTTTGTGCCTTTAATCAGCATCCTTGCCATAAAATTAAACACACCATTATTTTGTGCATTTTCATACCGTAGTCCGCCTTTAAGATATGCACCAATATAGACTAATGGCACATTTACATTTTGTTTTAATAAAATGGTCATACCGTTGTCCAAAATTACCTTTTCTACCTTTCCAACCGCAATTTGTTCTTTTGCCGTTTCTGTTTTCTCTAATTTTGCTCCTTTAGGTTTTAGCATTGCCACGGTTAAGGCATCATCATAAAAATATGTATTTACGACCCGTTGAATGTCCTCTTTCGTCACCTTTTTTATGTTTTCTACATAAATTTCGTGAAATAAAGGATTACCCGTATGAAGGACATCTCTACCAATAACATTGGTTTGACTTTGCACGGTTTGATTGGCAAAGACATACTCACTTATTATTTGTGTTTTTGCCTTTTCAAGTTCTTCATCTAAAACAGATTCTTTTTTTAATTTATAAATCTCATCGAGTATAGACTTTTCTGCTTGATGAATATTAGAATAATCCAATGTTGCCTCAATCGTAAAGTCAGCGGCATCATATCGCGGGGTGAAAGATGAGGCAGAAATGCTGTGAACAAGTTGTTTTTTATCCTTTATTTCGCGATATAGTCTTGAGCTCTCCCCTTGACCTAAAATACAGGCCAGGACATCAAGCGGATACATATCCGGATGAGTAATCGTCACGGTGCGAAATCCCATCAATAAATAGGTAAGTTTGACATCTAATTCCTTCTCAACTGTCCTTTTCCCCATTTGTTTTGGGTCAGACTCAATATAAATAGGTGGAGTAGGATTGCCTTTAAAATCGGCAAATGCCTTTTCTATCTTTGTTAATACCTCTTTTGAGTCAAAATCACCAACCGCAACAACAATTATATTTTGAGGGACATACATTCGATGATAGTATTTCAAAAGGTCGTCACGGGTTAATTTTTTAAATAATTCTGCGATGCCAATTATGGGAAAATGTTCAGGATGACGCTGAAACATTGTTTGATTATAGATTTTGCTTAACATCCTTTGCGGGTCATCGTCAATCATATTTATTTCTTTTAAAATTACCCCCTTTTCTTGTTCGATTTCCTCTGGGTCAAAGTTACAATTCAAAATCCAATCAGATAAAAGGTCTATAACCGTATCAAAGTATAGATTTGCGGTAGAAATATAGTAGCAGGTATGGTCTGATGAGGTGTAGGCATTAGATGCCCCGCCGATTGATTGGATAATCTTTTCGATTTCATCCTTGCTGTGATTTTTTGTTGACCCACCGGCAATGATATGTTCACAATAATGTGATATTCCTGCCCCTAAATACTCCTGTTCATAGATACTGCCGGCATTATAGACATAAACTTGCATTGTGGCAACAGGTGCGGCGTGATTTTCCATAATCACCACACGCAGACCATTATCCAATGTAGTTTGAACTATCTGTGCCGCAGAAACTAACTCTTCTGCCAACATCATTAAGGTTATCAATACTGCCATTAAATGTTTCATTGAACAAATCTCCTTTTTTAAACTGATAAGAAATTGCTTTTTGGGTCTTTTGGACCGTGCATTCATTTTTGCCCTTTCTGGGTGGGGGTATTATAGCAGAAATTTTAGTATATGTCAAGAGGCTGACCGAAAATTTTTTAAAAATATCGTAACCGTTAGGAATATAACCACAGAGGCACAGAGTTCACAGAGAATTAAGGAAAGTAGCCACAAATGGATACGAATTAACCTCTGACAACCCATAAATGTAGTGCGAACCTTTAAGTTCGCCTTTTGGCTTGCCAGAAGCGAAGCTAACGCCTCGCACTACAAATCTTTTTGTATTTGTGTTCATTCGTGGTTATATATTCCTTCTGTGTTCTCTGTGACTCTGTGGCTATATCCTGAACGGTTACCAAATTCCAAACACCAAATTCTATTCGTTCAGAGTTCATTGTTTAAGACTCCTCGTTATTCGTTCAACGAATATCGAGGAACGGACTAATTTGGAAATTTGAATTTTGGTCATTGGGATTTATTTGTCCTTTGGAATTTGTGATTTGAAATTTCTTTGCCTCCTTTGTGCCTTTGCGAGAGGAATATTTTTTACCACCGATGACTGACGCATTACATAACGGACACGATTTTTGTTGACATTTATCCAAAAATTTGTTATTCTTCTTTATACAGAAAGCATAGGGCTTCAC containing:
- a CDS encoding pitrilysin family protein, encoding MKHLMAVLITLMMLAEELVSAAQIVQTTLDNGLRVVIMENHAAPVATMQVYVYNAGSIYEQEYLGAGISHYCEHIIAGGSTKNHSKDEIEKIIQSIGGASNAYTSSDHTCYYISTANLYFDTVIDLLSDWILNCNFDPEEIEQEKGVILKEINMIDDDPQRMLSKIYNQTMFQRHPEHFPIIGIAELFKKLTRDDLLKYYHRMYVPQNIIVVAVGDFDSKEVLTKIEKAFADFKGNPTPPIYIESDPKQMGKRTVEKELDVKLTYLLMGFRTVTITHPDMYPLDVLACILGQGESSRLYREIKDKKQLVHSISASSFTPRYDAADFTIEATLDYSNIHQAEKSILDEIYKLKKESVLDEELEKAKTQIISEYVFANQTVQSQTNVIGRDVLHTGNPLFHEIYVENIKKVTKEDIQRVVNTYFYDDALTVAMLKPKGAKLEKTETAKEQIAVGKVEKVILDNGMTILLKQNVNVPLVYIGAYLKGGLRYENAQNNGVFNFMARMLIKGTKNRTAEQIAKQIDSIGGSINAAGSEDYFNCSLEVLKQDINLAMDIIADVLMNPVFDEEELKKEQKAILADIESLDDNWKAQSEVFFKKTFYKKSPYQFISLGTKESITNLKRQDLVDVWKRYCLPNNIILTVFGDIDPKIAKELILEKFKGWAPAEITFPEVVVEEPLSSNVEATMNTEKKQAVIFMGYSGMKVGDKDWYTMRVIDAITSGIGYPGGWLHNTLRGEELVYFVHAWNEVKQDPGYYAIQAATTVENLDKALKIIKEKQELIKNELVLDEELDRAKKACIVMEALYLKQTNSSQASLSAQYELYGLNYDWRDDLIEKINAVTKEEVKSVANKYFNNYVLTITRPN